From the genome of Hylaeus volcanicus isolate JK05 unplaced genomic scaffold, UHH_iyHylVolc1.0_haploid 12258___fragment_4___debris, whole genome shotgun sequence:
AAAAGGAaacagaaatttgaaaataattaagatcCAGAATGCATGATGTGcttgtatttgaaaaaaatatatattttcttaaattgttgttcagaataaTGTCAGCTACCCTCCacttccggttcttacactaattccgGGACACATTGTATATTTccgttaattattattatattcaacaCACAAAACCACTTTAAGGTATCCTTAATAACATATCCATCTTTTAGTCcttcattaatttaataagtaataaacaaaaatcgtaAACACTGACTTCTTTGTATATTAACAGGAAAATACAAGTATGTAGTAAatccaaaaattattgtattggTATCCTAAAGGTGGTTTTAAACATGAAAtcggaaatatttaataattcaaggCTTGGAAAACTCAagtatgttaaaaataattatgaaaacgCTTCGTGCTTTATTACCTCCAGAAAGCAGTGTAAAATTCCTTTGGTCGAGTCTCCGAGTAACATATAATTCTGATAACGCAAGCACCCTATCAATTTCTTCAAAGTACCGATCGTCAGATAGTTATCTAGACGAAAAAGATCCGATTCgagatttattaaatattaaatctgaCTTAACGATACCTTCAGTAAagtgagaaatatttacatccCAAGTCCAGGTGTTGAAGTTCCAAGTTTCCGGTCGCCATGATCGAATCGTTGATCGGAAAACTCTCATTTCTGAAAGGATGCGACTCGCTTACCagaagtatttcttttctctgtgGAAAAATCGGGAACTTGAAATTGTTCAATAGAAATAATGGATATTCGAAGAAGTTCGTTGTGTTTTGCCGCTGGATGGATTTAACATCGTATATCTTTGTTTACACATAACCTATTGGGACTTTTGAGTATATAGAAAGtgtctatacagggtgtcccaaaaatgtggaaggtccttgaaaagggtggttcaggaggtgttttgaaacaactttttccttagcgaaaatgttgtacgaggcttcgttgaggagatattaacggaaaacactgaccaatcagagcgcggccACCgagcgcgtagccacgcccACCGAGGGCGTTCCACCTTGATACtcgcgctttgattggtcgggcgttttctgttaatatcttcttaacgaagcctctgacaacattttcgctaaggaaaaagttgtttcaaagcacctcccgaaccacctttttcaatgtgttacaacatttttgggacaccctgtatactcaAAGATTGGAACACACTACATGCCATTTGAAAGGTTAAGTTTTATActacaaatagaaaaaataggTAGCTCTTTATTGACTGAACAGTAATAACGTCTTGAacatggaaataaataatgagaaaattggctaaattttataatatctatCTGTAGTATGAAATGTAACCTTTCAAACGACATGTACTGTGTCCCAATAGGTTATGTGCAAACAAATATACACGATGTTAATTCCATCTAGCGGcaaaacgccacgaactttttcgaatacctaTTATTTTGAAGCATtcgttttatgttttattgattattatgCATACGGATTCCAGATCTTGCAAAATACTGCCTCCTTCTAGCGTTTTAATCAAAGAGTCACGTGCTGGggatgatttatttaattaaagtaatgaATCATTTGTAATTCTCACTAACTATAACGATAAAGTGAAGATAACTTGTTCACGGCTATTGTTTTTGTCTTAGCAGACCAGTCAATTCTTAAAAGCTAAAAGAGATTGACCATGACATTAAAACCGATACAGGGATCATTTCAAAGGCTATCAGATTTCAGGGAAGTGCAAACCTCAATTTCCGAgggaagaaatgaaaagagtggaatattttacaagcagatatcttttaataatattcggtcaaattgaataaaaagtgaagaaatttTGGGGCATTGTAAACTTTGTCAAAAATGAaccgaattgaaaaattcaaaaacaggTCTATTTGTCTCATTGTCAGCtacaacttttgtttcaagaaaaaaaactacttctacttaaaaaaaatgactgCCATGCTAAACTCTCGAAAGTGGTGCCATCTACAATAAAACTGATAACGCCATTTTATGTACCCCTAGGAACTTaacctaaaatatttctagCCATTCTTCTATCGTTTAGAGATATCCAGTTGAATTCATTAAAGTGGTTCACcttatatatgaaaaatcgaatattGCCAACCTAAAAGCCCTCCTGAGCCGTGTCCTTTACAGattttaacttgataaaatatttcaggtTAATCTGCagacaacaaaaataatagcCATGAACGAGTTATCTGGGTCacactatatatatttacattttctagaCCGTTTGTTTAGACTCTGTCGCGATCTCGATTTGCCATTTCTCTTTGTCGATAGTTCTTCGTCTATCGTTTTGCTGATTTCTTCGCTTTCTAGTTTTTCCTGCAGCGCCAATTGAGCGAATTTCCTACGACGAAGATCCATGATCTCTTCGTGCGTCAATGtaattctacaatttttttaaccgaACTTTAATTTGGggcaacaaaatttattgacttttctttttatactatttaGCAGCTTTTGATGGCAAGATCACAAAAATGgaagttttaatgttataCGTATGTAAAGTTGAGCTGTTTTGGTATATGTGACTGGTTAATCCGACGCCATGTTGGCTTTCATGGCTTTCATCCATCCTCCATTGATCGATTAGGTAGAGAATGACATTAATATGGTAAAATATGATAcaaaaatactgtctgagcaGGTTTGGAATCTAATTGACCAACAGAACATCGGTAAAAACCAATATGGCGTCGCATTAACCTACAAAATGTGCCAAAAGTGCTCAACTTTAGATacgaataacttttaaaccgTTGGATTCCTAACGTTAAAACTTAGATTTATGAATTCTAGGCCCTAGTAAGCCCTAAAACTGTTCTCGACTCATTTTCCTTATAATGCATAAATTCTGAGATGTCAGAAAACCTTGTATGTCATTCATTGATTTTTGTATCAATCGTACGAAGACCTATTTTTAGGTTAGAATGTtcttttcatacattttaagCTCTCGTATTATCAGCGACGCTCCCTCGTCGCATATTCGATTTCCAAGTAAGACTAGACTCTTTAATGATCTGGAGAGACGAAacaattctattaaattcattatacaaatatacgaATTATATAGGGTGTCACGAAATTGGTATAAGAATCGGAagtggggggtagctgagacgattctgaacaacaatttcctttgcaaaaatgtcgtatattgcttcgtttttgaattaataacgaaaaaccaccgaccaatcacagcgtccGAGTAGCGCGCGTTCAGCTGCGAGAGTAAAGATGGCGGCGTAGCCGGTTGTGCGCGCGCTcactcgggcgctgtgattggtcggtggtttttcgttaataactcaaaaacgaagcaacatatgacatttttgcaaaggaaattgttgttcagaattgtctcagctacctcccaCTTCCgattcttacactaattctgggataccttatatatatacagagtcttttaagaaaaaaaaaattcgatttcttGAAACAACCAAAGTTCTAACCCCCTTAAATATCTATAATACTTCTTTACATGTTTTCctatataatttctattaatatatcGCCAAAATAATTCGCGTATTTCCCAAATTCTATCAGTGCATTTATAGTATTTGCATCCATATTTACTTTTAGAaagtgaaaaacaaataatttttttaaagtgtcACGCTAAAAAGACTccttaataatttcgtttgatataatttaattcaccTATTTGACCGAAGCATGCAACCAATGCGAGCCGCTCCATTTTTCGTAATATGATTGTTCgccaaattcaaaattattaatttaggATTGTTCGGTGGATCCTGATACCTCAATTCGTTTGTAATCTTCATCATTCCATCGTCAGATATTTCACATAGCTTCAGAGACAAGTACCACAGactaaaaacaattttccttcGTTAAACTTGCAATTAGCTCtaattgaacaatttcaaGGTAAACTTACTTCCCGAGTGGCGAgcaaagtaaatgaaaattctcctGAGTGTTTGGATTCATGTCCAAATTCAAATCTCTCAGACATCCGATGTTCGTCATCATATCTGCTATCTGCATTATGCCAAACGCGTTTATTCGACAATTTGGCAATCTATCAAAATGCGATACTATACTGAAGTGgtgaattattgtttatagCCGAAATATAACGTATGACTAGCTTCTTATGGCTGAATTCGATATACAGTAAGgtttccataaatgcacaattttctctaccataaatgcacagaaaccaacTCCACCACTGGGAGGTATACCTCTTGAGGGGCCTCAGAGTTCGATCTCCGAACAGTGTAAACATGATTTAGAACCGGATTACTCGGTGAGACAATTTAAagcaacggtgaaacttttttattattatattttgtgttgcaaaacttttaccatcgtattcctgacatttttctgattaaaatgagttcaaacacgacgtaattcgcaatatatttacttttaacaacttattatgtatcatatatctGTGCATATATCGTAGAgcactaactaaaaaaagatgcatggtaaatatcattcgaattatatcgtgtttgggcTCATTTTAATccgaaaaatgtcaggaatatgatggtgaaagttttacaacaaaaaagttagtaataaaaaagtttcaccgttgcattaaattgtctcaTCGATATACCCTGGTGTTTTCGCTTtgtcttcttctttattcgctgtccttctctacgttcgaagctcgtcggcaaacatcagagaatatacAAACTTTACGATAAACGCACAAAGTCAGTCCtgagcttgtgcatttatggaaactTTACTGTAGTAGCAGACAGACCCGGGCatttttgaaatgatattattaaatgatattattcaaaatattttttcaaataacatattattatattttacatttattttcatacccGTGATCacgtttgaaataacattattcgaaatattatttcaaataagatattattatattttatatttatttaaaataatcctttgaaataattgtgaatTCCATCCGAAATCGAACATTTTTTGGAATACCACCTcgtatttttacgaaatttgaatatgctATGCCCTTTAgcaatatttaacaatatgaACGTTTTTCgaagtatttttaaagatttagaaatttatgaaattctgTAAATTTACTTGAGAACTGCGATGGTGCTATATTTCTTCATCGTCGAGTTCAATGCGTCCAAAATACAGATCGATACCTCACGACGTGTGACGAgacaacgaatgaaaaattaattggaacAATCATATTACCacgataaagaataaaaattgtttcccgTGATACTCATCTTTGCTCTCGATTTTTTTCGGCGCGtcttgttttctattttcgtacgttaaataaaagatgGGAGATCCGTCGTCCAAGgttcttaaaaattacaaacaacatgaatgtttgattaaaatttgtttcttcaatttcgTAAAAGATAGTTACTTTTCGCTCATTGTCAGCCGAGACAAAGCACTCGAAATTCGAACGTCCACGTCGCTTCTGATCTATATGTAACAATTTTGGATTTAAGAAAAGGTTGTGTTACGtgctatatacagggtgtggcatttaaaacaggctacctgaataattcttttacttttaccgatagaaaaaatagaaaaaaactgtcagagttgtttgatttcgaggAGCACGTAAGATGGCGCCAATAACTTCTTTATCAGTGGAAGCGTAGAGGAGGTATAAAGGTGGACTttgctttttttaaatagaacgaTATAGTTAACAATAAAGCGCcatgtattttcaaaaatcgcTTATTCAAAAACGACTTATTTTTTAAGGTAGAATCAATCCTCTTTCGGTTATACTATCTATTAAGGAACGTATAGTaaatacaggatgtcccaaaaatgttggaggtcattgaaaattgaaagaggcttcgttaagaagatattaacagaaaacgcccgaccaatcaaagcgcgaGTATCAAGGTGGAACGCCCTCAGTGGGCGTGGCTACGCACTAGGCGGCCGCGATAGCATAGGCTACGCGCTCGGTGgccgcgttctgattggtcagtgttttccgttaatatctcctcaacgaagcctcggacaatattttcgctaaggaaaaagttgtttcaaatcacccccagAACCGCCCCTTTCAacgtgttacaacatttttggaacaccctgtataattgacTTATTACTATGAAAAtccaaaaacatttttaacataacTAAAGGTTGTCAATAAGTAAGGTATAAATTCCAAAAGTGCAAAAAAACTGCACTTTTTCTAAAGTTATAAACTTGAATGAACTCACGGCAAACCTAGGTAACGGCTGAACATTGTATTCCTCCGAGTACTTTAAGAATTCAGAGACGAAATTTTCGCGATGACTTCTCGCAGTATCACCtagtaaattgtaattgtggaatattttgaattatacTAAATACATTTCCTAAATTTACCCATCACCGATGGCGTTCTGTCTCTAGCCGAGGATGCGTACTTGCTTCTTCTATCGAACATGATTATAGTGGAATATCTATTAACTATAATTGCAATTATCAAGAGGTTAGGACCAACTTGGACCAACTGCTACGAATGACAACCAATCGAGCatcaaatttactttttcacTACatgattcttttattttcacctgaacaaataatgtatatgaaaatgatacaaCTAACGGTACCGTTTATTAGCGAGAatgggaattattttttccataaatttgAGCCACAGATAAGATATGGATAGACCAGAGTCTCCGATTTGGCCggtcggtattacagcagatttttctgcatagaaatggttATACCCACAGATACACTGCTGGCCGATGAAAACAAGATGGCGCTTTCttcctatttttttgtttcgtttattataGTGCGTAGATAACTTGTACTTTGCACTTTCTTTACAACAAgagtataaaatacaaaatttgactTATAATCTAATAACAATCTTTGAAGCTTAATCTATTTTACATTGAGTTAGATATGCCTAATATTATAGTAAGTATTGCTTAAGTTATAATATATTGCAACTTATGTTATTATGTCTTTATAACAGTCTATTATTCttatattctatttctatcACTAGGGACTATATCCCTATGTAATTGACGCACCAATTGAGAGGATAGGCTaagatttatttgtagaggAAAATTCTATAGGTAAGAGTCgtacttattttattaacagtcTTCTTATTTAATAACAGCGATACTGTATATCTTCAGTATTGCTTATCAGTCTTATATGTACTTcatttgtagtttattaataaaggaacCAACTATTAATACTTTTGTACAAGCTTGCTTTAAATCTAACAGGGTTGAATCTGACCCGCAGACAGCCACAGGTTCATGCTGTCCCTGATTGAGATTCACCCTTTACTTAGTATCTATTTCGCGATTCACAATGTTAACTTTCTTCCTACGTCTGTATTCCATTgtgaatgtaaaagaaatagtCAGCTGTTGCATTGTATGTACTTCCACTCACTGGAGAAAGGCTATAACTCAGAAGGGATGATTAATAGTTTGAggtaaataatagtaattggtatatttggaagaaataatgttttattttctttattcttttttttttgttaatacatAGATGTGTTTGGATTTTCAAATGTTGCCGTTGTATTTTCGTGATGTACAACTGGTTCATTAGGTGATGGTAGTGGAGTATTTTGTGATGAACTATTGGAAGTATGAGCCGAACTGTGTTGAGAACTATGTTGGTAGAAGTGTTGCtttgttaacattttcatttcatatttttgaacgGCAGAAAAAATCTCTGATTTCGCCAAATGTAGATAATACGGAGGTAAAGCTTTCAAAGTTGGTGCAATGCCAGCCAAGAATGCATCTACGGGATGCTGCAGGATGCTATTTTGTTTCTGCTTAATGAAATAATCTACTAATTTTGATGTCGCTGTTTGTTGAGGTGTCGCTATGTTTCTCGTTTTTGCTTTTCGTTTAATTGGCCTTCTGGAAATTTCAAGTGTATCTGAAGTACAACTCAAATTATGTGAATCGTTATTCATGTGTAATGCAACATTTAATTCCGCTTCATCATTATGTACAACgtattcgttttcttcttgGCTTTCTTCCTTTTTGCACTCTTCTGGTATGTCACGTTCTTCTTCTGTTAAGGTTTGATCTTTCTCTTGGCTTTCAATACTATCTTTAGTTTCTCTTTGGTCGAATTGTTGGTTCAAAAAACTTAATTGctgcgaatatttataaactttgactttttttccacttttcccgCTTTTAGTCATTATCTTCTTAAGAGATCTTCTGTAATTGTCTCTTATATTATTCCATCGGGCTTTACATACTGACACTGAAAAAAGTATCGAACAAAGCAATTGTTATCAACTCTTATTCCGTATTAGTTAGTGGATCACTTTTTCTTGTGGATATAAATAAGATTCCTTTCTTTCAGGTATGTAGCTACAGGAGTTATTCTTAAAatctttcttaattaattaattaatttcttaaatagggtcgcgagattttaatgtaaaatatttaatattctcttcaatatcttctttttatttatgttattgcaaaaaatacagttttgatgaaaaatagggtatataatttctataactataataaacacaattttacaactttttgtgcaattttaaattcacatattttttgtacgtATTTAAACAAAGTCTAAagctatattttttcatatgtatacatattgttacctaatcaataaatcatcacaaaatattaacatatctttattttatattttttgagtTGCAAAAAGAATCACAATCATAAATACTTGGCAATACAcagtttaaattattgtatattttaataaaagtataattagtatgaaaaaaatgaaaataaattaaaaatgaaagaaatattgataaaatattactcgTTATTATTGGAAGTTATACTGtgttaaatatacagggtgtcccaaaaatattggagttccttgaaaatgGTGGTTCGGAggatgatttatttataaatttgaagcaactttttccttatcgaaaatgttgtccgacgcttcgttaaggagatatcaacagaaaaccccgaccaatcagagcgcagCCGCTTAGGGCGTGGCCTACGTTACCGTGGGCGGTCCGCCGGCAtactcgcactctgattggttcggggttttctgttaatatctccttaacgaagcctcggacaatattttcgctaaggaaaaagttgtttcaaatcacctcctgaaccactcctttcaaggacctccaacattttttgggacaccctgtataatacatacaagGTGTCCTACTTTAACTTGTACACCATAATAACTCGAAAATATGGTGTTTTAGCAAGAAATGTTTCAACACAATTTTGACAAACCCTCTATGTCaccgatatacagggtgtctcaaaaatattggagttccttgaaaggggcggttcggggggtgattgaAACAACGTTTTCTTTaccgaaaatattgtttcaaatcacctcccgaaccacctctttcaaggacctccaacatttttgggacaccctgtataatacacTTACATATTCTATTACACAGGATGTACCGTAactagtgtaagaaccggaaatgatTGTAAAACAATTCTTACATTAGTtgcgggacacc
Proteins encoded in this window:
- the LOC128882202 gene encoding uncharacterized protein LOC128882202; translation: MKKYSTIAVLKLPNCRINAFGIMQIADMMTNIGCLRDLNLDMNPNTQENFHLLCSPLGNLWYLSLKLCEISDDGMMKITNELRYQDPPNNPKLIILNLANNHITKNGAARIGCMLRSNRSLKSLVLLGNRICDEGASLIIRELKIITLTHEEIMDLRRRKFAQLALQEKLESEEISKTIDEELSTKRNGKSRSRQSLNKRSRKSRDSLIKTLEGGSILQDLESRKEILLVSESHPFRNESFPINDSIMATGNLELQHLDLGYNYLTIGTLKKLIGCLRYQNYMLLGDSTKGILHCFLENGNIEKKGNEDWSTYEELLRMRQDGNTFANDTFREFMSEEIEILRKNVKLIC
- the LOC128882196 gene encoding uncharacterized protein LOC128882196, with the protein product MNDEQLIELIRQYPALYDLSDSKYMDTTYKINIWNKIGTWMKEDVSVCKARWNNIRDNYRRSLKKIMTKSGKSGKKVKVYKYSQQLSFLNQQFDQRETKDSIESQEKDQTLTEEERDIPEECKKEESQEENEYVVHNDEAELNVALHMNNDSHNLSCTSDTLEISRRPIKRKAKTRNIATPQQTATSKLVDYFIKQKQNSILQHPVDAFLAGIAPTLKALPPYYLHLAKSEIFSAVQKYEMKMLTKQHFYQHSSQHSSAHTSNSSSQNTPLPSPNEPVVHHENTTATFENPNTSMY